A section of the Polynucleobacter sp. AP-Sving-400A-A2 genome encodes:
- the yihA gene encoding ribosome biogenesis GTP-binding protein YihA/YsxC, producing the protein MSKLFQARFATTVNDTHCLPATPLREVAFAGRSNAGKSSAINVLCNQKRLAFASKTPGRTQHINYFGLFAKDDLLAYLVDLPGYGYAAVNHETKYHWNALLSDYLQEREQLVGMVLIVDSRRGITELDEQMIQWFVPTGKPIHILLSKCDKLNKSECKHALEAVRKQLQQYDPALPDGNGDSKKLTAQLFSSTKRIGLEEADNIVIQWLFAAETQEDEITS; encoded by the coding sequence ATGTCTAAACTCTTTCAAGCCCGCTTTGCGACCACAGTCAATGATACCCATTGCCTGCCTGCCACTCCGCTCCGAGAAGTTGCTTTTGCTGGGCGCTCCAATGCGGGTAAATCCAGCGCAATTAATGTACTTTGCAACCAAAAACGCCTTGCTTTTGCCAGTAAAACGCCTGGGCGCACCCAGCACATTAACTATTTTGGCCTTTTTGCAAAAGACGATCTCTTAGCCTATTTGGTGGATTTGCCTGGCTATGGCTATGCCGCCGTCAATCATGAGACCAAGTACCACTGGAATGCCCTTCTGAGCGATTACCTGCAAGAGCGGGAGCAACTGGTAGGCATGGTGCTGATTGTGGACTCTAGGCGCGGCATTACTGAACTGGACGAACAAATGATTCAGTGGTTCGTCCCAACCGGCAAACCCATTCATATTTTGCTCAGTAAGTGCGACAAGCTCAATAAAAGTGAGTGTAAGCATGCCTTAGAAGCGGTACGCAAACAATTACAACAATATGATCCAGCGCTGCCTGATGGCAATGGTGATTCCAAGAAACTTACGGCACAATTATTCTCAAGCACCAAGCGTATTGGCCTTGAAGAGGCCGACAATATTGTTATTCAATGGTTATTTGCAGCGGAGACTCAAGAAGATGAAATCACAAGCTAA